Genomic window (Nymphaea colorata isolate Beijing-Zhang1983 chromosome 1, ASM883128v2, whole genome shotgun sequence):
ccaaacaaactttttaatcactctttccattcatttccatttcattcatttcccttccctttccttcccattccctccctttccatcccTTCATTTCCCTCTAACCAAACAAAGCTTAAATGGCTCGAGTTTAGTGGTCGAATCTCGTGTTTTAAAAGCccttctcacatttttttcatttgcaaggAGGCAATTGTTGGaatgaaatgcattttttctttgtataaatattagtttaaattttcatgaaaaaaaaaactcaagagaaaaatgaaaaaaataacttatatatatatatatatatgtgtgtgtgagagagggagagaaatagaacaaattcaaatatgCCCACTGCTAGAATCTGCcgaatgataaaaaattaaaatctgtaattgaaaatatacaCCAAGGATGgtcacaaaaaatattgagatatGCTTTTGTTTCAACTATTTTCTTGCAAGACATTTAATTTTTACCCAAGCGGATCTAAATCATACGAGACTATGACTATGAGTAGATCTGGCCGTCTGGGCATTGGCCCATCCCAGCTCGGCTTGGCCTGGCTGATACCCGAAACTCAAGTCTAAATCCGATACACAAAACCCGAGTCTAGATTAtgtataataaaaaataaatataaaataaagatttgaatataaaatattatatttttaataaaatatttttatttatttattatcaaactaaatCAGTCCCGTCGAGCTCACCGAACCAGGTCCATACATTATTGAATCGGGTATTGGGTACCCGGTACTTGGCCAGGTCTGACTATGAATGGACTTAATACATACTGTTTTACcactgattatatatatatatatatataaagtgtgtATTTGTTACTGCCCGTTACTTGGTTACtgttttttaacaataaaatgCTCATTTTTCGATGTTGTTTAacgacataaaaaaaaaaaaatggtgggtATGATATAGCATGGATCATGGACGAATCTAAGTCCGGTATTTCCAGAAAACGGCTCCATCGAATGTAGGCCTGTTATTTGAATAAGCCGTATtcgctagttttttttttgaaagtaaATAGTAGTCGAAATTCTAAAAAAGGTGCATTTTTTTATAGCTTTTAAGCTTATAAAAAGGATACTCTTTTAAGCGCATGGACaattaattttcacaaaaaaaaataaaaaccatacCAAAGGATAGATATTTGACTTTTTTATTCCTTCACCGTTATGGTTGTGAATCTCCCCAAGAAAGTTATTTATAATATTATTGtcttaaaaaactaaaagagatATTTTTTTGGTCCTTCAGTCAACGACATGATAGTTGAAAACAATGAAGGGAAAAATATCGACAAAACTTTTAGTAATGCATCCTATTACATTATTAAATCGTCTGATTTACATTGTTGTTTTGGATATTTATTAATttcttatatttaaataaataagttaAAATCGAATAAAAtagtttgtttttaaattgatacaaataaaaatgttttaacgAGTTAGACACGACTCTTAccaattttaataaatttaacgAGTTTAAAATAAATCACCTGACTCGTGCCTCTAGAATCGCTGGTTGGTCCGACTCGTTCGCCTTCGTGTTGAAACGCGCGCTTTGTTGCAGCCTTTTACGAGCCTCTGTATAAAAAACCGGTTCTCAGAAACTATTTTGTcttcagttcttttgttttAATTGTCGGAAAAATCGTAAAAGAGAGCGAACTCTTCGCtcctctccatttctctctctagggttgCACTTCCTTCGCTCTTCCTTGATTCTTTCTCCcgctctctccctccccccacTCTAGGCTTTCGGGTGCTccggttttcttttcttcggaTTGTTGCTGGTTCGCTTCTTCCGTGGTTCGGAGAATGGGCGGCAGAAACGTGATCTCGGACGAAGAAGGTAAGCAGTAAACAATCCCCAGGGGTCTTCTCGTTCGGATttgctttttctatttcttcGTTTGATTCACTGCTTACTAGCTCGTTGAGTTTGAGCTTCACTAGCGGCTCCAAACCTCGGATTTCTTGAGCCGAAACAGTTCAGGGATCGcaggttagggttagggtttgcGGGAGAAATGCGTTAGCTCCGCGTTTATTTTCACGATGATCAGGACAGCAGCTTATGAAATATTTAATGGTTGTGAATGGTGATTTCCCTAATTGGTTTTCCTCGGTTATGTTGTTTCTTGTTGCGACGCAATGCACCTGGAGCACTGGGTCAAATGCTGGGGTTTTTGTTCGTTCTCCTTCTTTAACTGACTCTCGATGTTGTTTTGTTCATGTGCGCATTCTGCTATTTCAAGGTTGGCTTTCTTTTGCATGATCACACCGGTGGAGAAATTACGTGGTTCTTCCTTCGTAGGTTAGATGCCGTCTGTTGGGACCCCTTTGCTGCGTCTGAAGACCACGAGCTGATTTACTGCTCATCCCTCACACGTTTCTGTCTTTTAGAATATAGAAACacgaattttcaaaatttgtgcTTCCGTGTTAGTTTGAAGTGTATGTTCTATTTGAGGCGTATACGTATAGCTTGATATAAGGTTAATTATCTGAGGAAATGAATGTAGAAATATCTCATGCTAATATTAGAGAGTACTAGGTTTCGTAATAATTTGAcgaatttttgttttcttctggAAAAGTGTCAAGAATTCTGTTCCTTATTAGTTTCTCTTACCTTGGTTGGCTTGTGTTACCTTTTCCTACTTTACCAAAtggttcgttttttttttttgaatcaaaagcGGGTTTCACAAaggtgtttgatttttttttccttccatggTTATGGCAAAGACACACTTAATGTTAATGTTCATCTTCGTGAGAACAATATTCTGTCACTTCGTAATATTACCGGATCTCGTAGCGGTAGAGCTTGTTTCCATCTGCTCAATTTGTTATTCGTCTTTGTATCTTGTGTCAACTTTTCTTGTGCATAGTGCCAGAAAGGAAATTTGAAATGCAATAATGTTATGTTTTATCGGTTGCCAAATTGATTGTGCGCGTGAACTCTTTGTGCTTGTTATACATGCAACTgcatgcttttcctttttcctccaaCCTCGTTTTCTAAATTGATTCCATGATAGATGAATTTGAGGATGTGGTCCGTGGCCGTGAAGCAGGAGACGAGGTTGATGCAAGggatgatgaagaggatgatgaagaggaggaaggTGAATTTCACGTTTTATGTTGTTGTTCTTCTGTTCCACTGTTGGGTATAGGAGATCTGgtcctgtgtttgttttttagGGGATTTTATATTATGTCTAATgttaacttttaatttttacaaGCTGGAAAGGTTGCATCCATACTTATTTTCATTCCCTTGAGTATGCCTCTGAGAATATTAATGTTGACAGAAGAAGGGCAAGATGAATATGAGAAGGATGGGTTCATTGTTGATgatgtagaagaagaagaagaacaggaagaagaggaggaggaccAGGAGGAGTTAAGgtccaaaaagaagaaaagaaggaaaaggttcTTACTGCTTGCTCATTCCTTTTTATTAGATAATCATGATTTTTGAGATTTCTCCTTTAAGCAAGTTTTTTTCGACTGATATTCTAAGAGATTCTCATTAGTGTGTGTCTGCTAATTTAGGGAGACTGAGGAAAACTATGAACTCGATGAAGATGACTATGAGTTGCTTCAGGAGGCCAATGTTACAGGATTCCATCGACCCAAGCCTGTGAGTTTCCATATTCtgattattgtttttttttttcttttcttttcttaggtTTATTGGTTCCTGTCATTCATGTGGCAAATATATATGCAGGGCAGCAAAaagtttaaaagactaaaaaaagCTGGTCGGAACAATGACCATGAAGAGGGATCTGGCTTTACTGATGATGAAGAGATCAATGAAATTGACCGGAGTGGTCGTACTGCTGAAGAAAAACTGAAGCGCAGCTTGTTTGGTGATGATGAAGGTAATCATATTCATGCTTGAGGGGTAGGATCTTTGAAGGGAGTGAGTGAGTGATAaccaagtctctctctctctcttttttctcactctttttcttATACAAGCATGCATAGACATACTCTCTTGCATGtggatatgtatatataagagCCCATACTCATAAAGGGATATTTGAAAGCAACCACAtgtatctttcttttctatttttttttttatatctgaataAATGAATATCAGGGTTGTGTCATTAGGGGTGCCACAAGATATTGCTGAAGAGGAGGAACTGCAAGAAgatgtggaagaagaagaagatattgGTGAAGAGGATGAAATGGCTGATTTTATTGTTGACGAGGAAGAAGTTGATGAGAATGGAGTTGTTATGAGGTAGGCACCTTCATCTCATATGAGAAGGCATATTCATATTGTCCTAGTTTACTGATAACAAATCTCCACAAACACAAGCGGTCATCCTAGTCACTCATtgccaatattttgaaaatatgcgGAGATTGTTGCCACTTTGTAGCCAGCCAATAATATAGGCAAAATATTGTGTTTGCATgggatgtttttctttttatctccttttgtttttattttcattacttgttttttgatgattttgcaaaaaatgcTCCAAAGCTTTCGTCTCAACTTTTTGGTTCGTTTAtgtttttcaatatttaaatttaattttttttggtttccctgacatttttcaagaaaatcacGTTTGGAAAAAGGCTTCTCAAGAGAACGTTTGCAGAGAATGTTGTAGGTGACTCTGTATATTGTCTAGCATGTATTCTTACTAGCATTTTCCATTATATATTGTGTTAGTGGTGCTTAAATATTCGTTTCAATAAGTATCTTCCGGTTTACAAGCTTAATGTTTGTATTTTCACTTCATTTTAGAAAGAGGAGgccaaaaaagaagattttaagACAGGCTCCTGGAGTATCATCATCTGCACTACAAGAAGCTCATGATATATTTGGTGATGTCGATGAGCTTCTTTTGCTTCGCAAGCAAGGCCTTAAAAAGGGTGGCGGTTATGATGATTCTGGtgattggagagagaaaagactTGAGGATGAGTTTGAACCTAGTGTTATCAAGGAGAAGTATTTGTCAGAGAAAGACAATCAGATCCGTGACAAGGATATGCCTGAGAGGATTCAGGTACACTCTTCCATTAACTAATTATTAACAGTATTTCACTGAACTGTCACTTTGAACATCTTCAATGTCAGGCTAGACATTCCGTATGTTTCTAGAATTGCAATACCTGTGACATTTTCATATTATACTCATGTGATCAAAAGTTAAGAGTTGGTTGTTTCAGTTTTAAAAAAGTATGCTGTATCACGAAGttattttaccaaaaaaagaaaaagtgtacATTTTCAAGACATAAGAAAGTGGATCTTGTTTTCATCGGTGCCACTTTACTTGTTAGCCTCTGTATTTTGGTGATTTAGTTTCTTTCATATGCTCTTTTGCCATTTCTGATTATGCAACAATTTATGGTTCTTTTGgtctagtctctctctctctttgcctgattccattttttctcttcaaagacATTATTGCTAGGTTTCAGGAAACATTTTGCACTTATTTCCTTCTCATTTTTGTCTAGTTCATTCTTCATATTATGCTAACAATATCATGCATGAAGCTCCTTACTCTGTCCCAAGTTTTAAATGAATAGtatttgattttggatccagaATGATAAACTGATATTcttgcatttgttttttctccATTTAGAAGACTTGtgacatatatttgaaattttgcttcTTTATCATCTAAGTGAGTTTTGAGTTTTGCCTGGTTAAGTTTATTAGGATTTCAAAAGGCATATGTCTAAATAAATactgttatttttatttgattaggTTTTATAAGTTAGATCTTTCTGTTTCTACATCCGGTACAaacaaaattgatgatggaAATTGATCTGCTTCATACTCCCAAGAACAGAATGATTGGGAATTGTATGTTATTTGGCAATCATTCATTATCTACTTCTGATTTCTTTGACCATTTTATTGTTCTGGAAAAAACATGAGTAGCTTGATGCAATATCAACCTTGTCTTagttcatatggacacaaaatTGATTGCCTTGTTTTTCTGTTGGAGTCTTTCATTATCTAAACTTATTATTTAAGGCTAGTGATGGGGACTGGCAGTATTTTACATGAAGCTATTCTGGTTGTTGAGGGAATTTAGGAATTAGTTTGACAGAAAAGGTCGAGGTACTTAGGATACTAGCTTTCCAGATTTTGAGATCAACAAGTGGGCTCTGGAACatattttgttttcctctttttaaaTGCAAATGCATCGACTGGCTGGTCCCAGAATTATGTGCCTCGTCCTTGTAGAAGAACCGGCATCTTGTTGTTTGCCATCTCTTAGTGCATGGTAACTGTCTGATTTTCAATTTCCGGGCGAGGATTGGTTGCTATGTTTTCTGAGAGCATGGAAATTTATCCTTTGTCTTGATTAGCTTCTATTTGTGAGAGGGTGTCTAAGTTAGGGTTTAGCCAAGTTCCTTGTCAGGTTTCTGACTTGCACTTGCCTGATTACAATTGCTGATAAATTTTTCTAATGGAATTCTGCAGTTATTTGAAGAAATGGTTGGTCCTATTCCTGAAGATGATGAGAGTATACAGGCGGAGGCAACTTGGATTTTCAACCAGCTAAGTGGCTCTGCAATGTTGCGTCTGTTTGGAGAGCATGCTGCAGTCCCGGAGATTGACAGGGAGGACATTGCCAATGTCCTGGGAATGCTGCACGTTCAGAAGTTTGAGGTGAGCTTTGAAGATGGGAATGTTTCAGATACACAGGGAAGCTGGTTGTTTCTGTGtacatgattttcttttctgtttcagaTTCCTTTTATTGCAATGTATCGAAAAGAGCTATGTCTCAGCTTGTTAAGAGATCCAGTTCAGGATGCTGCAGCAGGTGAAGACAATAAACGCCATGTGAAGTGGCATAAGGTGATTGTGTTTACTTTTGCATGCAAGCAGCCATGTGCTTGCTGAAAATTGTGCATGATCTGATTACTTATCcttcaaacaattaaatttgTTGCTCACTTCGTCAGAGGAACTTTTTGCAGTTGCTCTGGGCTGTGCATAACTTGGATAAAAAGTGGCTTCTTCTTCAGAAGAGGAAGAATTCTCTGCAGTTATATTACAAAAAACGAGCATCTGAGGAAGCGAACATTGATGTGTCCAAAAAGAAACTTCTTGAGTCGCTTGTTGATATGCTTAAGAATGCTGACTCCGAGAGAGTAGTTGATGACATTGATCTGAAGTTTAACTTGCACTTTCCTCCTGATGAAGTGGATGCAGAGGAGGGACAATTCAAACGACCAAAGAGAAAATCCCTCTACAGTATTTGTCGTAAGGCTGGACTAGGTGATGCAGCAGGCATGTTTGGGCTCAGTCCTGAAAAGTTCGGAAAACTTCTTGGACTGGAGGAGATGGTATAGGTCCCTTTCTGCCCAGAATTATTTTTCAGTTGCCAAATATAATGAGAAAGCTAACTTAGACCATTTGCAGGGTGAGCAAGTGGTTGATGCTAGGGAAACACCTGAGGAAGTTGCACTAAAATTTCAATCCAGAGAGTTTGAGACTCCTCAGGATGTCCTTAAAGGTGCCAGGCACATGGTATGGCACATATCATGTTTTACATCTGCTATTCATATTACAAAATTTTCCCTAGGCTATTTTGCTCTAATGTTCCTTATCGTCTTTCTTTTTGTAGGCTGCTGTAGAGATTAGCTGTGAGCCGTCTGTGCGGAAGCATGTTCGTGATCTATATGTTGAACATGCTTTCATCTCCACAAAGCCCACTCATGAGGGGAATGCGGTTATCGATTCTTTCCATCCCCTTGCAGCTGTAAAATGGCTACGAGATAAACCTGTCTCTGAATTTTGTGATGCACAATGGCTTCTTATACAAAAGGCTGAAGAGGAGAAGCTTCTTCAAGTTACCATAAGAGCTCCTGATATTCCAAAATTAGAGCATCAATTTTATGAGAACTATCTTAGTGACAGCGTGAGTAGATGTGCACAGCTTTGGAATGAACAACGGAAATTAGTTGTTAAGGATGCTttatttggttttcttcttccatcGATGGAAAAAGAAGCTCGAGCACTGTTGACTGCTAGAGCTAAGAGCTGGTTACTTTTGGAATATGGGAGTCAACTGTGGAGTAAAGTTTCAGTTGCTCCATATaaacgaaaagaaaatgatgcccAGGCTAAAGATGCTGATGATGAGGTTGCTACTGAAGAAGAGGTTGCACCACGAGTTATGGCCTGTTGCTGGGGTCCTGGAAAACCAGCCACGACATTTGTGATGTTAGATTCATCTGGTGAAGTTCTTGATGTGTTGTATACTGGTTTTCTTAGCATTCGCTCACAGAGTGCTAACCATCAGCAGCGCAAGAAAATGGATCAAGAACGTCTTTTGAAATTCATGACTGAACATCACCCACATGTTGTTGTTCTTGGAGCTGTAAACTTATCCTGTCCGCGCCTCAAGGATGATATTTTTGAGGTATACACGAAAAGAAAAACCTCTTCAGCTATCTTCTATGTCAGTGCTAATAATTTAATTGAATAATATTGTTTCCAGGGATTTTGACAGAGCATATAGAGTGCCTGTTATTTTAGAACATTCATTTTTAGGGTACCTATTCATCTTAGTTCTTTCTTCTATGGTATGTTGCCAGATGCACTAGGCTGTGTCTGGGCAGCGATCTGAGCATAGAGCGTAGGTGGGACTAGTAAGCaatccaagaaagaaaaaaatcaatattaattgttgaaattgacaacaaaaattgaaaaatttctCAGTTGAAAACTTATGATTGTCAAcatacaagaacaaaacattttaaatgcaCATTAAACTCATTAACTATAATATACGTAAgagtttgaaaaatcaaattgaatgaGGTGGAACAGCCAAAAAGTTATGTAGCATCAAGTGAACAAGTTTTTAACATTGCTTTTCAATGTTAATAGAATGTTAAAGTTCTTCTAATTTCCTGAATTCTGTATGAAAAATATCTAATTGTAATTTCTAATTCTAAAACCTAAGAGaataaaaataaacacaaaGTTACTAACCTAattgaagaaagagaagcatATATCCTCGACATAATCATAGTTTCCATGTTAGCATTTCTTATTGTAAAAATTggtgaagaaaagaagaataggaACTAACTTTGTGTCGGACAGTAGAAGGATGGAAAAATGCGGGAggtagaagaaaaacaagaaatatagGCTATTGGAGGGGAAAGAAAGAGCCTAGGTTGTTGAGGACACTGGAGCGCTTAGGTGCCCAGTGGAGGTCTACTTCCCAATTTGCATTCTAGTGAGGGTCTACTTTCCTCATTTTATACTAATTTTATTCCCATACTAAATATTCTTGTTTGTTCTTCTCaggtaatttttaaaattgtagaGGATCATCCTTATGATGTCGGACATGAGGTGGATGAGCTAAGTGTTGTTTATGGCGATGAATCCTTGCCTCGTCTGTATGAAAATTCTAGGGTTTCTTTGGATCAGCTGCCTGCACAGCAGGGTAACTCTGTCAAGTCTCAACTAGTCCACATTAATGAATGCTTGTATTGGTTGCTTATGCTTGATATCTTTCTGGTTTAGCAGGTATTGTAAGGCGTGCAGTTGCTCTTGGACGTTACTTGCAAAATCCTCTGGCCATGGTTGCAACACTTTGTGGTCCAGGAAGAGAAATATTATCATGGAAGCTTAACGTCCTGGAGAGCTACCTTACTCCTGATGAGAAGTATGAGATGATTGAGCAGGTGTTAGTAGATGTAACCAACCAAGTGGGTATTGATGTGAATTTGGCTGCTTGTCATGAATGGCTTTTTGCTCCACTTCAATTTGTCTCAGGCCTTGGTCCCAGAAAGGCATCCTCATTACAGCGTGCTGTTGTAGGAGCTGGTAGAATATACAGCAGAAAAGAGATTCCAATGAATTTGGGAGTCCTTAAGCGTAATGTGTTCATGAATGCTGCTGGCTTTTTGCGGGTCCGAGGCAGCGGCCAAGCTGCTCTTGGAAATCATGTGTTGGACTTGCTAGATGATACTAGAATTCACCCAGAATCATATGATCTTGCACGGAAAATGGCGAAGGATGTCTATGCAGAAGATGTGGGCCAGGATATTAATGATTTGGATGAAGACGCCCAGGAAATGGCAATTGAGCAAGTTAGGGGTAGTGTAAATTTGAAAAGACTTGATATTGATGCATACAGTGGAAGCATCGAGTTGCACCTTGGGACCAGCAAAAGAGAGACTCTTTATGATATAAAAATGGAGTTGCTACATGGGTTCACAGATTGGCGAGCCCCTTATTCGGAACCAACTCAGGATGAGGAATTTTATATGATCTCTGGTGAAACTCCAGAGACTCTTGCTGAAGGAAGACTTGTGCAAGCAACAGTTCGCAGAGTACAGGGGCAACGAATTTTTTGTGAGCTTGAATCGGGTTTGATGGGCTTGATTTCAAAGGAAGATTTCTCAGATGAGCGGGACTTTGAACTAACTGAGAGGGTAGCTGAGGGTAGTATAGTCACATGCAAAATTAAATTCATCCGGAAGGATAGACACCAAGTTATCCTAACCTGCAAAGGAAGTGACTTAAGGAACAACCGGTTGCAAAGCAAGCAACCAAAGGACCCATATTATGCGGAAGATGAAAGCAGTCTCCAGAATGATCTGGAGAAAGCTCGCAAGGAGAAGGAGCTTGCAAAGAAATCATTCAAACCAAGAATGATAGTTCATCCCCGTTTCCAAAATGTTACAGCTGATGAAGCTATTTCGGTATGTTTCAAACATTAGTGCCTGTACACATTCATATGTGCACACACATCTGGGTATGAGTATATACACTGCATTTTTGTGTCAATGTGTGTCCTAATATGTCATGATCACATGTATATGTACCATtatcacaaatattgttttcatgTTCTTCACACTTCACAGCAAGGCTTTTACCAGGTATTTTTTTAGCAAAgttggttttcttgaaaaaaaaaaacttgggaaaatgaaaaaagaaattaggtAAAACTAAATTGAgtcagaaactaataagaagacattagaaaaacttgataaaaaaataattttaaaatgataataaaaatggtGATAAAAATGACGATAAATAACTttgtttaagtttaaatttcaatccatgatgatattaatgtaaaaaaaaaacagaaaatggaaaactgTGGTAAAAAAGtgattaatttattttcatgttttttctgaaATGGTGTTTTTATCATATGTTCTCGTTTTAAGTACAGAAGCATATGGATGGTTgcttaatgtaaaaaaaaaaaaatcatgaaagcTAGATGTTGCATATCAGAAGCTATAATGGAAAACATGATGTTTGGTCCTATATTTTGGACATTTCACTTCCATTATTGTGGCCAGCTTTTCTGTGCTGAAACTTAAGACTACCAGATGACCTAGATGATAGCCAACTTTACATACGGTATATATACTTgtctctatgtgtgtgtatgtgtgcatgcatgtgtgcacCTTATGCATGATAAAATTTACTGGTCAAGGTCCACTGACCTGGATAGCGTGTCACCaactttcattttgatttattCAATCCCAAAGTCTTCGTATAGGTATTGTTTCTTTGGGTTCATATCTAAGTCGTGGACTCGAGGTGCTTTTTGTGTTAATCGCTGACTTCATTTTCTGGTTTTGGTTTGCAGTTCCTTGCTGACAAGGAAGCTGGTGAAAGCATTGTCCGCCCTAGTTCTAGGGGTCCTCAATATTTGACATTGACTTTGAAAGTCCATGATGGAGTTTATGCTCATAAGGACATTATTGAAGGTGACAAAGACCAAAAGGATATTACTAGCCTTCTTCGTCTTGGGAAAACACTGAAAATTGGTGAAGATACTTTTGAAGACCTGGATGAGGTTGGTGCACGttctattttcatttctcaTACTGCTTTTTTAGTATCCAGAAAAAATGGAGCagtattttttcaatattattggTTCTCTTTATAATACTCTTTCCCTTGCAGTTGGTACCTTGCTGTATAATCTGTCACTTGTTTCTTATGATGTctaagttttgaattttttttttccccttaaacCTGTCAATATTTGTGCATGCGCTGAATGTCTGTACAGGAATCAAGAGACCATAGTTTCTTTACCAAGCTTCATGGTGGTTTTTTATCCAGTAATTGGCAATTCTTTTTCTAGTTTAAAcaaaaacttttatatttgcttCCTCGTAAGGTGTTTCTGTATCTTGGTTTGTTTCTTCAAATGATGCAGCTTGAGAGGGTTGTGAGGGCAAGTTTCTGGGTTGTGGAAAGTCATAGCAAGAACTATTTCAAAATGAAGTAGGATCTTGTTTGCAGCTTGTGTGGGTATCATAGGCTCCAATTGCAGTTTACCTTTATAGATATATTTAATTGGGTGTGCAAGAAACTTGAAGCAGACAACGGAGGAACAGTCCCCactgattttttagtttttattggTGTTCAATGAAAAAGTATGTATCCACGAGTCTGCTTGTTGTGTTATGCTGCTTATAGCCTCAAGTGCTTAGTGAAAGGGTTTCTTGGGGTAACATGGTTATAGTGTGAGGTCAACAAGTGGGTTGCAGTATATGCTTGTTctggaaatgacaagtctctCCTTGATCTTTGATGCTACAACCTTAGCAACTAAactttattctctctctctctctctctctcacacacacacacacacacacacacacacacacacatgtttgtCATTGTTCAATAAGCACAACTTAAATTATCACAACCTTCTTGCAGGTCATGGATAGGTATGTTGACCCTCTTGTAGCCAACCTTAGAGTGATGCTTGGTTACCGCAAATTCAGGAGGGGATCCAAGGCAGAAGTTGATGAAGATTTGAAGCATGAGAAGGCTGCAAACCCCATGCGGATAGTATATTCTTTTGGGGTTTCACATGAGCACCCAGGCACCTTCATTTTATCTTATATACGCAGCAGCAATCCTCATCATGAATACATTGGTCTCTATCCGAAGGGTTTCAAGTTCAGGTCGAAGATGTTTGAGAGTCTAGATAGGTTAGTGGCATACTTTCAGAGGCATATTGATGACCTGCAGCATTCTTCTGTTCCACCTATTCGTTCAGTAGCTGCAATGGTTCCGTTGAGAAGCCCAGCAAGTGGTGGAGGTTCAGTTGGCAGCGGTTGGGGTGGGTCAACAACCAGCAGTGGGGATGGTTGGAGGACACGAGGTCATTCCGATAGGGATAGATCTGCAACACCTGCTTCAAGAACAGGTATTTGTACTATTGCGTTATTTGGGTTCACCACCTGTATATCT
Coding sequences:
- the LOC116258341 gene encoding transcription elongation factor SPT6 homolog isoform X2 codes for the protein MGGRNVISDEEDEFEDVVRGREAGDEVDARDDEEDDEEEEEGQDEYEKDGFIVDDVEEEEEQEEEEEDQEELRSKKKKRRKRETEENYELDEDDYELLQEANVTGFHRPKPGSKKFKRLKKAGRNNDHEEGSGFTDDEEINEIDRSGRTAEEKLKRSLFGDDEGVPQDIAEEEELQEDVEEEEDIGEEDEMADFIVDEEEVDENGVVMRKRRPKKKILRQAPGVSSSALQEAHDIFGDVDELLLLRKQGLKKGGGYDDSGDWREKRLEDEFEPSVIKEKYLSEKDNQIRDKDMPERIQLFEEMVGPIPEDDESIQAEATWIFNQLSGSAMLRLFGEHAAVPEIDREDIANVLGMLHVQKFEIPFIAMYRKELCLSLLRDPVQDAAAGEDNKRHVKWHKLLWAVHNLDKKWLLLQKRKNSLQLYYKKRASEEANIDVSKKKLLESLVDMLKNADSERVVDDIDLKFNLHFPPDEVDAEEGQFKRPKRKSLYSICRKAGLGDAAGMFGLSPEKFGKLLGLEEMGEQVVDARETPEEVALKFQSREFETPQDVLKGARHMAAVEISCEPSVRKHVRDLYVEHAFISTKPTHEGNAVIDSFHPLAAVKWLRDKPVSEFCDAQWLLIQKAEEEKLLQVTIRAPDIPKLEHQFYENYLSDSVSRCAQLWNEQRKLVVKDALFGFLLPSMEKEARALLTARAKSWLLLEYGSQLWSKVSVAPYKRKENDAQAKDADDEVATEEEVAPRVMACCWGPGKPATTFVMLDSSGEVLDVLYTGFLSIRSQSANHQQRKKMDQERLLKFMTEHHPHVVVLGAVNLSCPRLKDDIFEVIFKIVEDHPYDVGHEVDELSVVYGDESLPRLYENSRVSLDQLPAQQGIVRRAVALGRYLQNPLAMVATLCGPGREILSWKLNVLESYLTPDEKYEMIEQVLVDVTNQVGIDVNLAACHEWLFAPLQFVSGLGPRKASSLQRAVVGAGRIYSRKEIPMNLGVLKRNVFMNAAGFLRVRGSGQAALGNHVLDLLDDTRIHPESYDLARKMAKDVYAEDVGQDINDLDEDAQEMAIEQVRGSVNLKRLDIDAYSGSIELHLGTSKRETLYDIKMELLHGFTDWRAPYSEPTQDEEFYMISGETPETLAEGRLVQATVRRVQGQRIFCELESGLMGLISKEDFSDERDFELTERVAEGSIVTCKIKFIRKDRHQVILTCKGSDLRNNRLQSKQPKDPYYAEDESSLQNDLEKARKEKELAKKSFKPRMIVHPRFQNVTADEAISFLADKEAGESIVRPSSRGPQYLTLTLKVHDGVYAHKDIIEGDKDQKDITSLLRLGKTLKIGEDTFEDLDEVMDRYVDPLVANLRVMLGYRKFRRGSKAEVDEDLKHEKAANPMRIVYSFGVSHEHPGTFILSYIRSSNPHHEYIGLYPKGFKFRSKMFESLDRLVAYFQRHIDDLQHSSVPPIRSVAAMVPLRSPASGGGSVGSGWGGSTTSSGDGWRTRGHSDRDRSATPASRTGRGDYRNGNARDGHPSGLPRPYGNDRGRGGRGGRGHRDGQDSFTSNWGQSSDSKDGGGGGGAWGGSFGGTNAPKSPSRGDAPGTWGSSGAWGSGGGEWEATKNPSAPDVGDAGWEATKKLDALAVSDPPQGMQNGSNGGGAGGWGASGGRWAGDPDVPGGW